A genomic stretch from Thalassophryne amazonica chromosome 18, fThaAma1.1, whole genome shotgun sequence includes:
- the ppp1cab gene encoding protein phosphatase 1, catalytic subunit, alpha isozyme b, which produces MAETDKLNIDSIIQRLLEVKGSRPGKNVQLTENEIRGLCLKSREIFLSQPILLELEAPLKICGDVHGQYYDLLRLFEYGGFPPESNYLFLGDYVDRGKQSLETICLLLAYKIKYPENFFLLRGNHECASINRIYGFYDECKRRYNIKLWKTFTDCFNCLPVAAIVDEKIFCCHGGLSPDLQSMEQVRRVMRPTDVPDQGLLCDLLWADPDKDVLGWGENDRGVSFTFGADVVTKFLHKHDMDLICRAHQVVEDGYEFFAKRQLVTLFSAPNYCGEFDNAGAMMSVDETLMCSFQILKPADKKLFYGGGGGTASGRPVTPPRKAKK; this is translated from the exons ATGGCAGAAACTGATAAGTTGAACATTGACTCCATTATACAGCGTCTGCTCGAAG TGAAAGGTTCCAGACCAGGAAAAAATGTTCAGTTGACAGAAAATGAGATCCGTGGCCTCTGCCTAAAGTCCCGAGAGATCTTCCTTAGTCAACCCATTCTGCTTGAACTTGAGGCTCCCCTCAAGATTTGTG GTGATGTCCATGGTCAGTACTATGATCTGTTGAGGCTCTTTGAGTATGGAGGCTTCCCTCCAGAGAGTAACTACCTGTTCCTCGGGGACTATGTCGACAGAGGCAAGCAGTCCCTGGAGACCATCTGCCTTTTATTGGCGTACAAGATCAAATACCCAGAAAACTTTTTTCTCTTGCGAGGAAACCATGAGTGTGCTTCTATAAACAGAATATATGGCTTCTATGATGAGT GTAAGAGGCGATACAACATAAAATTGTGGAAGACCTTCACTGACTGTTTCAACTGTTTGCCGGTTGCAGCCATAGTTGATGAGAAGATCTTCTGTTGCCATGGAG GCTTATCGCCAGACCTGCAGTCTATGGAGCAAGTACGAAGGGTCATGCGTCCCACTGACGTGCCCGATCAGGGACTCCTTTGCGACCTGCTGTGGGCCGACCCAGACAAGGATGTGCTGGGCTGGGGTGAAAATGATCGTGGTGTGTCATTCACTTTTGGAGCTGATGTGGTCACAAAATTTCTCCACAAACATGACATGGACCTTATTTGTCGAGCTCATCAG GTGGTTGAGGATGGATATGAGTTCTTTGCCAAGAGGCAGCTGGTAACACTGTTCTCTGCCCCAAACTATTGCGGTGAGTTTGATAATGCCGGAGCCATGATGAGCGTAGATGAGACCCTCATGTGCTCATTCCAG ATTCTGAAACCTGCAGACAAGAAGCTGTTCTATGGCGGTGGAGGGGGCACGGCTTCTGGCCGTCCGGTCACTCCCCCGCGAAAAGCTAAGAAATGA